Proteins co-encoded in one Bacteroidia bacterium genomic window:
- the pfkA gene encoding 6-phosphofructokinase, translating to MGKITNIGVLTSGGDSPGMNAAIRAVVRAGIFHGFRVFGIRHGYQGMIFNQIKELKSHDVANTVQRGGTFLKTARSKEFMTAEGMETAYQNLKLNNIDALVIIGGDGSFRGALEFSNKYDIPCIGIPGTIDNDIYGTDDTIGYDTALNTVIEAVDKIRDTASSHERLFFIEVMGRDAGFIAIRAGIACGAEAVLIPEVETPLATLKEHLENGFKRKKSSNIILVAEGEKAGGAFEIAKAVEKDFHDYSVRVTVLGHIQRGGSPSAYDRYLASRLGAAAVDALMEDQRSIMVGIQNQQVAYVPFSKSVKTHKPIDPKLLELVEVLNV from the coding sequence ATGGGAAAAATTACAAACATTGGAGTACTTACATCAGGTGGTGATTCACCTGGTATGAATGCTGCTATCAGAGCTGTTGTAAGAGCTGGTATTTTTCACGGATTTAGAGTTTTTGGTATTCGTCATGGGTATCAAGGAATGATATTTAATCAGATAAAGGAGCTTAAATCGCACGATGTTGCAAACACTGTTCAGCGTGGTGGAACATTTCTGAAAACTGCCAGAAGTAAGGAGTTTATGACAGCAGAAGGAATGGAGACTGCATATCAGAATTTGAAACTAAATAATATTGATGCCTTAGTAATTATTGGTGGTGATGGTTCTTTTAGAGGCGCTTTAGAATTTAGCAATAAATATGATATTCCTTGTATTGGTATTCCCGGAACAATAGATAATGATATCTACGGAACCGACGATACTATTGGTTACGATACTGCGTTAAATACAGTTATTGAAGCTGTTGATAAAATTCGGGATACTGCAAGTTCTCATGAACGTTTGTTTTTTATCGAAGTAATGGGACGCGATGCTGGTTTTATTGCAATAAGAGCAGGCATAGCTTGTGGTGCAGAAGCTGTATTAATTCCAGAAGTTGAAACTCCTCTTGCAACTTTAAAGGAGCATTTAGAGAATGGGTTTAAACGAAAAAAATCAAGTAACATTATTTTAGTCGCCGAAGGTGAAAAAGCCGGAGGTGCATTTGAAATTGCTAAAGCGGTTGAAAAAGATTTTCACGATTATAGTGTTCGTGTAACTGTGCTTGGACATATACAAAGAGGTGGATCTCCATCTGCTTATGACCGTTATTTGGCAAGTCGTTTAGGTGCAGCTGCTGTTGATGCATTAATGGAAGATCAACGAAGTATTATGGTGGGCATTCAAAATCAACAGGTAGCATACGTCCCTTTCAGTAAATCAGTTAAAACTCATAAGCCAATAGATCCTAAATTGTTAGAACTTGTTGAGGTTCTAAATGTTTAA